The sequence CTACTTGATAAGAATAATGTGTTTTGCACGCCTCGCTGAATTGTCCCACCATGAATATGTAAATTTCACATCACGCGcatggtttgaaaaaaaataatgaaggaCCATGTGGGGACCATAATATggggcctggggtggatttcacaaaggtagtcctaacttaggactagtcctaggcaatgctatcACTTAACCAGTCCTATCACTtaaccagtcctatctcttagcattgcctaggactagtcctaagctaggactacctttgtgaaatccacccctgatggCGTGACGCATACGCGTTTTGCGTGCATACTATGTTAGTGTGCACAACTATTGGTCTCTATTATTGAGATCAAAGCGTTTGCCaatacgcatgcgtgaatgtcaCTACCATGATCGTGGGAAGGGCCAAATTATCTCGGCTTATTACCGTACCCTCAGTGAGACCCCATCCCGTCACCTCGCACATCTGCCCGTCCGAGAATCGCCGAGATTTCCCGGGAAGACAACCAGGAACCACGTGGTCAGTGATGATAGCCTCCTTGTCCAGTCGTAACAAGGCGATATCGTAATCGTACGTGTACCGGTTGTACTGTGGATGGAGGATGATGGTTCGAATATCGACGGCTTGCTCCTCGGAAGGCTCCGGGATGTCCAAGGCGTATCGACCGAGGATCAGACGATAGGAGGTCGGTAGTGGCTCCCTGTGAGAAAAATAATCCCGCATCTGATTCATTTAAGACAGGTGAAGCTAGATTTTCATAGACGAAAACAATAAGTTCACTGGGTTTCTTAGTCGAGccagttggtctagtggtaagattGCAGACTTTGATGTCCAGAGTTTCGATAAGacaaacgaaacaaaaaaaatgtcatgtttaATCGAAACTATGGACATCAATGAGTCTGAACAGAGTTTTACCATTCAACTGGCTTAACTGAGAAACCCAGTGAACTTATTATACCTTTCTTTGAAAATCGGAAAgctgaaattattttgttttggtttttttcgaAACATtctcaaattgaaaaaaattgagtTTCTACTTCTAGAACCACATTCCATGATTCGTACCAAATAAGTTTGTTATGGTCAAAAATCTTTGGAAACTAAGTGAAAGTCTTTAAACTGTTTCTGCTGTAACTTTGGTTTGGGTGAGCTGAAACAAGTGTTGGCGACTGTtttgtcagggcccaatttcatggctctgcttaccgccgaattctgcgcttacgatcgcgattctccgcttacgtgcaagcgccgaatttctgcactagccttataagcgtagaatgcctagtagcgtggagtacgcacgcgcagaagcccaaattcgccgctaacccgtgaaatacgcttgccgtaagcacagaactccctgcttccgtaagcgccgattctgtgcttacggtaagcagagccatgaaattgggccctgatgttttcCTGTCAACACTCAGGcacaagtaggcctatacaaatttgtttgaattttttgaAGTGAGATCAGCACAAACAAAGAAATTTATTCCAGACTTTCTGACTGGAATAAGATCTGGTATAAACTTACGGAGCGAAGCAGTGAGCTGCACTGACGGCCCACATCGTGTTTATAAGCGTAGCTCCACACACCCTGCCGTAGGATAACTTACGAACCTGTACCTATTGGGGGAAAATACCAAAGAAATTATTGAGgggaaaaattaaatatttacaaTTAGTATCGAAATCGCCATTCAAATCAACGAAATCCAAACGACACTGGAAGGTGAAAAAGTCTGACGTTTCGTAGATCACGTTTTGTTCGTCCAAATTTTAAATGacaatgatttattttttaataaaaaaacaaatgggtTGGTCTCTGATTACAAACTGTTGGATTAACTTTAAAATCCCCTGTTCAGAGTGTTGTCGTTGCAGATGGTTACAGTCACAGGATTTCAAGATGCTGGGATGTAGCAGTTATAAAGGACTTAAACAGAAACGGAGCTTAATGAATGACGTATCAAGAGTGATGACGTCACGGGGCTTTTCGCGAGTCCATCTGAAAAGCACCGGAGAGGGGCGGTCTTTACGAGTCATTAAAACTATGTTTCAGTCCGGTAGTTTTtatctgacgatttttaatatatttttttttaaattaatacctGCCAAGGCCAGGCCCCTGGAGTTGCTGGTCCACCACCGACTATATTAATAGATGCGAAGTCCGAATTGACAACAGGTAAACCACACGAAGGGTGGTTAACTGTAAAAACAGAAATCAATATAAATTTTTGACAATCTTTTGAAATCTTAATTATGACGACTATGGAAACTGAAATATTGAAATCAACCTGTCTGAATGTCTGaatttttaaggcactggacactatgagttgtcaaagaccagtattctcacttggtatatatcccaacatgcatataataacgaacctgtagaaatttgggctcagtttgTCCTAAAATTTCCAAgagagaatgaaagaaaaacaaaaatgctatattactttgtgtgctttcagatgcaaattaaaagacttcagcttaaatctttcattatttgagtgagaactttctcaaaaactttttcTTCATAGtgagccgttctcacaatgttttatactatcaacagctctcaatagcatgagtttttatgctaacagtttaTTTGTACTATACCTGGGCATCCTGACTCGTCACTCCCATCGCGGCAGTCTTTGCGCCCGTCACACACGGCGCTCCGATTCAGGCAAGTCACGCTTGCTTCGCATTGGAACGTTGACTCTGGACAGTTGACTGTTAAAAGAGATGATGAAATTAGAAATGTGCTCTGAAATGTTAGGGACAATTCAGAATTGTCAAGGTTtaaaacttttgattttttcccccGAAATAATTGAAAATCGAAATTCAGTTTTAGATGACAATTcctagagaaaaaaacaccatcgggcaaggatattattattaaacaaacgACAAATAAGAAACCCCAGCTGGCCAAGATCGTCAATTTCATTCCTGGTGACTAAACTACAAAGAAGGGGGTGTATTTCTTATTGAATCATAGCTTAATGGTAGGTCCAtagattggtaaaaaaaaattacttggtgacAGCACTGCAGATaagtaaaaactgtttttgagaaaggcttCCATtcgaagtaataataatatagttcGGAtattttttcacccaaaatatatttatttcgaGCACCGactcatgcatgaatcgttgtTTCAGATTGCTGATAGTCTGGTGGTTGGTGTCCAACCGTGAATGCTGCGGCCAGAAATGTGGTTGGTATCCGCAGTCACCTTGCTAAATGTGGATTGACTCGAAATTCTTGTTGTGAAGTTGTTTGCTGTTTTTCAGAAACAATATCTGAAATTAAACTTgatcatgtgacttttactgaATCTTGTTTATATGGTTTTGCCATGAATCGGCAACAGGCTAACAAAAACGttttatgaaagtaaaaagtaaaacataaagaATCTATACTGACACGGCTGCTCTCGCTCCATGTAGGACACAGAAAACCCAGATCTTTGAACAGAACTGTCACTCTTAAACATCAACGTCACCTCATgttgtgatgacgtcactggaGACGGTCCCTGGTTTCCACAGTAGTAGCCAAGCACGGGAGCCGATGAGTTGGGACCATCGTGTACGATAAGTGCGTCATATCTGCAGTTGAGTTCGTCACCTTCTACGTCGAAGAGGTCAAAGGTGAGTTCTATTAACTGGACACAGTTATAAAAGTAAGAAGAGTTGGTGatcaaaatattattgtttatagAACATTCATATTTAAATGTTCTACATTTTGGGACCATTGATGCAAGTCTCGGGTTTATTGTGTTTTAAATCATCAAGCCTATTGAGGACCACAATGGAGATAATGTTTTTGACTGGTTGTGTGTTGTTATTCTCTCGGCAAACAGTGTctaattttcttgttttctgtctaattgtttattttgtaattatttgaacttttttctttgcCTAATAAACCTAAAatcaaaagaaataaacaaattcaagaTGAAAGTGAAAGCCTCTTTAACACCAAATACTAGCCTATGTTTATCCAAATTACCTTTAAATCCAAGGTTGGCGTATTTTCAACTTGTTTAATACGAAATGCTAATGTATTCTCCCTCATACAGTCAACCATTCCactttaataaataattttccaTTTATTATGTTATAATTTTCTATCCACCACCCACTCCCTCATCTATTCCACTTTTCCCTTTGTCTTTGCTCCATTTTACCGATTCCCACCCTCTCTTACTTGGATTACCCGTCTTACCATTCGAACAGTCACAGTTATGACCCACTCACAATCCGCGTCTTCCTGATACGGTAGCTTCTCGTCAAACCCCGCGCTGGTGATGACGCCCGATGGCCCCGCGCGATATTTCAGACTGTCGCAACCTGACGTGGCTAGTTCCGGAGGAGTTGGCGCTGGAAGTGTGAAACGCAAATCATCACACACTCATAGATGCAATTTTAAGGATGCACTCTCACAATGCATCTATTTGTTAAAATAGTTTGTTGCAGCTAAGATATGGTTTATAGTGGCTCATTGCCTTCAGGTTTGGTACTTTGCGTTTTTAAAGCGTTGTTGTTTAAAAtggaaataattatgttttaaaagtagaacatagtTAATAAGTTTTTCACTCTCCAAAATTGCGGACCTTGTTATAGCAATGACGGATCATTTCTGTCCCATGAGGTATTTAAAATGACACATACTCACAAGGCGGGGGATTTATTTCGTAAGTCGCAAGGAATCCACTGAACGCCAAATTGTCATTCGAGACGAACGTAACGAATAGTTCGTTATCTGCTTCGACTGGGTCGGGGAGGTTTGAACCGCACAGCAGGGTTGGTGGAGGTCCGCCGATGTAGTCTGCCCACGGTCCGTGCACTATCACATAGTCTGCCATGCATAGGAAACTTGGCTCTATATCTATGTATTCGAACGTCAGAGTAATTATCTGTGAAACAATCAGGGTGGTCAATTATTTCCGGGCATATACAAGGCTATCCTTTTCAAagccagatttaaaaaaaaatgattatactACCGAAAGCTGTTGTACTCGTCTGACCAAAGGAAACTTTGTATTACCATTAAATAAGAGTGATTGCCAGCCAACTTTAAATGTGAGGCAAATCTTTTCAACTGTACTAATGCCCATCTCATACGAATCCAGATCCTATGAAACCAGAATCATCCAAAACTTGATTGAGCTTAATCAAGGATTTATGAAACAAAAGATTAAGGGTTACGGTCAGAACTATACAAGCTTCTCCTTTGAACGAAATACCGGTCTTGGAATGACGAAAGGAGTGATATTTTGTAAAGTTATGCCTGCAAACAGAACGCATAGTACGCCAGCGTTGGAGTCGGAAGTAGTGTGACTCCCCGAAAGTTGTCAAATCGAACCCATCGGTTCGGTGTCTCACCCAGTCCGCTGGAGCTTGGATGTGCCACGAACACAACGCGCTGTTTTCATACAGCGGGTTGGATGCATTACCGTAGTTCATGGTAGACAGGGTGCCGGTTAAGGCAGTCAGTAGTCTCGGCCCGCCACACCCAGAGTCAATCGCATCAGCTGTGTGAGAGAAATCATAAATGGATAGAGtttacaggtttgatatttcgTAACCTGCGAACTTGGCCCTTTGTTTTGCATCATGGGGGATgctcatgtttttgtttgtacttcaatcAATAATTTGTAATCAATCAAAGGTAAATTTtagagcgccaaaatcaaaagtttgttcTAAGGCGCCGAGACACAGTTGAACGGTTA comes from Asterias amurensis chromosome 3, ASM3211899v1 and encodes:
- the LOC139935112 gene encoding suppressor of tumorigenicity 14 protein homolog; its protein translation is MERLNYPSVWRVVFALITLGVTADAIDSGCGGPRLLTALTGTLSTMNYGNASNPLYENSALCSWHIQAPADWIITLTFEYIDIEPSFLCMADYVIVHGPWADYIGGPPPTLLCGSNLPDPVEADNELFVTFVSNDNLAFSGFLATYEINPPPSPTPPELATSGCDSLKYRAGPSGVITSAGFDEKLPYQEDADCEWVITVTVRMLIELTFDLFDVEGDELNCRYDALIVHDGPNSSAPVLGYYCGNQGPSPVTSSQHEVTLMFKSDSSVQRSGFSVSYMEREQPFNCPESTFQCEASVTCLNRSAVCDGRKDCRDGSDESGCPVNHPSCGLPVVNSDFASINIVGGGPATPGAWPWQVQVRKLSYGRVCGATLINTMWAVSAAHCFAPEPLPTSYRLILGRYALDIPEPSEEQAVDIRTIILHPQYNRYTYDYDIALLRLDKEAIITDHVVPGCLPGKSRRFSDGQMCEVTGWGLTEDTGFDDLLKQAAVPVINSKVCNDVYNDDITPRMICAGYLQGGIDSCQGDSGGPLNCLGGDNRWYLAGITSWGNGCAEADAPGVYTRVTEFDAWIKNTILSNL